In Astatotilapia calliptera chromosome 16, fAstCal1.2, whole genome shotgun sequence, one genomic interval encodes:
- the prmt2 gene encoding protein arginine N-methyltransferase 2 isoform X2, producing the protein MQTEDEDEASCEEYVARSDFTGSSTDQLSFSRGDRLLVHAKPSSEWWWAELQGVIGYVPASYMSQDAAGEEEEDPSIEDPWQDEEYFGNYGTLRLHLEMLSDKSRTEAYRQVILSNSASLSSKRVMDLGCGTGIISLFCAQLARPSMVYAVEASSMAEYTRQLVKQNGYDEVVTVLQGRAEEIELPEQVDVLVSEWMGNCLLFEFMVESVLLARDRWLRDGGTIWPSSAALTFVPCQADSYYAEKMAFWERPYGLDFTPLQPLAQQEFFTKPKFSHIIEPCDCLAAPCDVISLDMYTLQVGDLEEMKGQFHFCVEKSGVFHGFTAWFTVCFESLEAGGATVELNTGPNSGPTHWKQTLFMLDRPVSVCAGDSISGTIVLQRNPVWRRHMTVTLHWTIKGSTDNPDNSQAGTKSFPMWR; encoded by the exons ATGCAGACGGAGGATGAGGATGAGGCGTCCTGTGAGGAGTACGTTGCCCGGTCAGATTTCACTGGAAGTAGCACCGATCAG CTTAGTTTCAGCAGAGGGGACAGATTGCTCGTGCACGCGAAGCCCTCCTCAGAGTGGTGGTGGGCAGAGCTGCAGGGGGTCATAGGTTATGTCCCTGCCAGCTACATGAGCCAGgatgctgcaggggaggaggaggaggaccccTCAATAGAAGACCCGTGGCAAGATGAAGAATACTTTGGCAATTATGGAACGCTG AGGCTTCACCTGGAGATGCTGTCAGACAAGAGCCGCACTGAGGCATACCGGCAGGTTATTCTCAGCAACAGTgcttctctcagcagcaagaggGTAATGGACCTCGGCTGTGGGACTGGCATCATCAGTCTGTTCTGCGCTCAGTTGGCACGCCCCTCAATG GTGTATGCTGTGGAGGCGAGTTCAATGGCAGAGTACACCAGGCAGCTGGTGAAGCAGAACGGCTATGATGAGGTGGTCACGGTGCTTCAGGGGCGGGCTGAGGAGATCGAGCTGCCTGAACAGGTGGACGTCCTGGTTTCTGAGTGGATGGGTAACTGCCTTCTG TTTGAGTTCATGGTGGAGTCAGTTCTGCTGGCCAGGGACCGCTGGCTTAGAGATGGTGGCACGATATGGCCCTCCTCTGCGGCCCTCACCTTTGTGCCATGTCAGGCCGACAGCTATTATGCCGAGAAAATGGCCTTCTGGGAGCGGCCATATGGCCTCGACTTCACTCCTCTTCA GCCTTTGGCACAGCAGGAGTTCTTCACCAAGCCCAAGTTCAGCCACATCATTGAACCATGTGACTGCCTCGCTGCTCCTTGTGATGTCATCTCCCTCGACATGTACACTTTACAAGTGGGAGATCTCgag GAAATGAAGGGtcagtttcatttttgtgtggAGAAGTCTGGAGTTTTCCATGGATTCACCGCCTGGTTCACTGTTTGCTTCGAGAGCCTGGAGGCAGGAGGCGCAACTGTGGAGCTAAACACCGGCCCCAACTCTGg GCCAACACACTGGAAGCAGACATTGTTCATGCTAGACAGGCCAGTAAGTGTATGCGCAGGAGACTCAATCAGTGGAACCATTGTCCTCCAGAGAAATCCTGTCTGGAGGCGCCACATGACCGTTACCCTGCACTGGACCATTAAAGGGAGCACAGACAATCCAGACAACTCCCAG GCTGGAACAAAGAGTTTCCCCATGTGGAGGTGA
- the prmt2 gene encoding protein arginine N-methyltransferase 2 isoform X1, producing the protein MQTEDEDEASCEEYVARSDFTGSSTDQLSFSRGDRLLVHAKPSSEWWWAELQGVIGYVPASYMSQDAAGEEEEDPSIEDPWQDEEYFGNYGTLRLHLEMLSDKSRTEAYRQVILSNSASLSSKRVMDLGCGTGIISLFCAQLARPSMVYAVEASSMAEYTRQLVKQNGYDEVVTVLQGRAEEIELPEQVDVLVSEWMGNCLLFEFMVESVLLARDRWLRDGGTIWPSSAALTFVPCQADSYYAEKMAFWERPYGLDFTPLHFWRPLAQQEFFTKPKFSHIIEPCDCLAAPCDVISLDMYTLQVGDLEEMKGQFHFCVEKSGVFHGFTAWFTVCFESLEAGGATVELNTGPNSGPTHWKQTLFMLDRPVSVCAGDSISGTIVLQRNPVWRRHMTVTLHWTIKGSTDNPDNSQAGTKSFPMWR; encoded by the exons ATGCAGACGGAGGATGAGGATGAGGCGTCCTGTGAGGAGTACGTTGCCCGGTCAGATTTCACTGGAAGTAGCACCGATCAG CTTAGTTTCAGCAGAGGGGACAGATTGCTCGTGCACGCGAAGCCCTCCTCAGAGTGGTGGTGGGCAGAGCTGCAGGGGGTCATAGGTTATGTCCCTGCCAGCTACATGAGCCAGgatgctgcaggggaggaggaggaggaccccTCAATAGAAGACCCGTGGCAAGATGAAGAATACTTTGGCAATTATGGAACGCTG AGGCTTCACCTGGAGATGCTGTCAGACAAGAGCCGCACTGAGGCATACCGGCAGGTTATTCTCAGCAACAGTgcttctctcagcagcaagaggGTAATGGACCTCGGCTGTGGGACTGGCATCATCAGTCTGTTCTGCGCTCAGTTGGCACGCCCCTCAATG GTGTATGCTGTGGAGGCGAGTTCAATGGCAGAGTACACCAGGCAGCTGGTGAAGCAGAACGGCTATGATGAGGTGGTCACGGTGCTTCAGGGGCGGGCTGAGGAGATCGAGCTGCCTGAACAGGTGGACGTCCTGGTTTCTGAGTGGATGGGTAACTGCCTTCTG TTTGAGTTCATGGTGGAGTCAGTTCTGCTGGCCAGGGACCGCTGGCTTAGAGATGGTGGCACGATATGGCCCTCCTCTGCGGCCCTCACCTTTGTGCCATGTCAGGCCGACAGCTATTATGCCGAGAAAATGGCCTTCTGGGAGCGGCCATATGGCCTCGACTTCACTCCTCTTCA TTTCTGGAGGCCTTTGGCACAGCAGGAGTTCTTCACCAAGCCCAAGTTCAGCCACATCATTGAACCATGTGACTGCCTCGCTGCTCCTTGTGATGTCATCTCCCTCGACATGTACACTTTACAAGTGGGAGATCTCgag GAAATGAAGGGtcagtttcatttttgtgtggAGAAGTCTGGAGTTTTCCATGGATTCACCGCCTGGTTCACTGTTTGCTTCGAGAGCCTGGAGGCAGGAGGCGCAACTGTGGAGCTAAACACCGGCCCCAACTCTGg GCCAACACACTGGAAGCAGACATTGTTCATGCTAGACAGGCCAGTAAGTGTATGCGCAGGAGACTCAATCAGTGGAACCATTGTCCTCCAGAGAAATCCTGTCTGGAGGCGCCACATGACCGTTACCCTGCACTGGACCATTAAAGGGAGCACAGACAATCCAGACAACTCCCAG GCTGGAACAAAGAGTTTCCCCATGTGGAGGTGA
- the LOC113007657 gene encoding zinc finger protein 525-like, whose protein sequence is MLDNTGDQVEQQSGRCSDCGCSFHLSHPDSEPDSDDTPADPKQQNKTDSSSKCPSCQAGSSPQNGRRPHRRIRLDPHSCSLCSKTFISSAHLTLHLASHNKERKFKCNTCGKFFHQSSHLMAHKIIHSGDRPFKCPDCGKTFGRASHLKTHRRLHTGEKPFKCTYCDKSFTQKAGLLAHVRLHTGERPYKCEQCGEGFRSLSLLLSHKAQEASGQAKSLSPPPLSQPQKTQTNGEDLKCGVCCRTFVRSSYIRLHIRLNKGQRPYHCKVCNKTFVKLETFVNHCDKHLRQKKDKNKGVEDKVVKPPLFVPLSRPSSPESLPAQQLSQEVNTRSRAKAKIKTEP, encoded by the coding sequence ATGCTGGATAACACCGGTGATCAAGTGGAGCAGCAGTCTGGGCGCTGCTCAGACTGTGGGTGCAGTTTTCATCTTTCACATCCTGACTCTGAGCCTGATTCCGATGACACTCCAGCTGATCCTAAACAGCAGAATAAAACAGACAGTTCTTCCAAATGCCCATCCTGCCAGGCAGGCAGCAGCCCCCAGAATGGACGCCGGCCACACCGGCGCATCCGCCTGGACCCTCACAGCTGCAGCCTGTGCTCCAAAACCTTCATCTCTTCCGCTCACCTGACCCTTCACCTTGCTTCTCACAATAAGGAAAGGAAGTTCAAATGTAACACCTGTGGCAAGTTCTTCCATCAGTCCTCCCACCTAATGGCACACAAGATAATCCACAGCGGAGACAGGCCGTTTAAATGCCCAGATTGTGGTAAGACCTTTGGGCGCGCTTCACACCTGAAGACCCACCGTCGACTCCACACAGGCGAAAAACCTTTTAAATGCACTTACTGTGACAAGTCCTTCACCCAGAAGGCTGGGCTACTGGCACACGTTCGTCTGCACACCGGGGAGAGACCATACAAGTGCGAGCAGTGTGGCGAGGGCTTTCGCTCTTTGTCACTGCTGCTCTCTCACAAGGCTCAAGAGGCTTCCGGACAGGCCAAGTCACTGTCGCCACCACCGCTCAGCCAGCCTCAGAAAACACAAACCAACGGCGAAGATCTGAAATGCGGTGTCTGCTGTCGCACTTTTGTCAGGTCATCTTATATCAGGCTGCACATTCGCCTCAACAAAGGACAGAGACCTTATCACTGCAAAGTGTGCAACAAGACTTTTGTCAAACTGGAAACATTTGTGAACCACTGTGACAAACACCTGAGACAgaaaaaggataaaaataaGGGGGTGGAAGACAAAGTCGTCAAACCTCCCCTGTTTGTTCCGCTCTCCAGGCCTTCTTCTCCTGAGTCCTTACCTGCTCAGCAGCTATCCCAGGAGGTCAACACACGCTCCAGAGCAAAAGCAAAGATTAAAACAGAGCCATAG
- the ercc1 gene encoding DNA excision repair protein ERCC-1, translating into MKKRFNINLDDSAFTKERTPPKPQFQLASKVGQSISASATTKPAQSVTQPVSYAEYIVQSKSNAAAASRRDAASKLPRSDNAEVTCVRQSEPSTVSSSTEKCKTVQDLAKGPHVKLSEEAQEATTGQIEGSGQRSEPGISSGPKPVGSGSTIIVSPRQRGNPILKFVRSVPWEFGDVVPDYVLGQTTCALFLSLRYHNLNPNYIHDRLKQLGHTFTLRVLLVQVDVKDPHHALKELARMCIMADCTLILAWSPEEAGRYLETYKSYEKKPADMLKEQVEKDYLSKVTDCLTTVKSINKTDAITLLSAFSSVEGIVSASKEDLVVCPGLGPQKARRLFDVLHKPFLKAKTKDS; encoded by the exons ATGAAGAAGAGATTTAACATCAACCTGGACGATTCTGCTTTCACTAAAGAAAGAACACCG CCAAAGCCACAGTTTCAACTCGCTTCCAAAGTTGGACAAAGCATTTCAGCTTCAGCTACCACAAAGCCTGCTCAGTCAGTGACCCAGCCGGTCTCCTACGCAGAATACATCGTCCAGAGTAAAAGCAATGCGGCTGCTGCTTCACGTAGAGATGCTGCCTCCAAGTTGCCCAGGAGCGATAATGCTGAAGTTACCTGTGTGAGGCAAAGTGAACCATCTACAGTGTCCTCCAgcacagaaaaatgtaaaacagtgCAGGACTTGGCTAAAGGGCCCCATGTCAAACTGAGTGAAGAGGCACAAGAGGCTACAACGGGTCAAATAGAGGGAAGCGGCCAAAGGTCAGAACCGGGCATCAGCTCCGGTCCTAAACCAGTGGGATCTGGGAGCACCATTATTGTCAGTCCTCGACAG AGAGGAAACCCCATTCTGAAGTTTGTTAGGAGTGTCCCATGGGAGTTTGGAGATGTTGTGCCAGATTATGTCTTGGGACAGACAACCTGTGCTCTCTTCCTCAG TCTGAGGTATCACAATCTCAACCCAAACTATATCCATGACCGTCTGAAACAGCTtggacacacattcacactacGAGTGCTACTGGTTCAAGTAGACGTG AAAGATCCTCATCATGCGTTAAAAGAGCTGGCTCGCATGTGCATCATGGCTGACTGCACTCTCATCTTGGCTTGGAG TCCAGAAGAGGCAGGTCGCTACCTGGAAACGTATAAGTCGTATGAAAAGAAGCCAGCTGACATGCTGAAGGAGCAAGTCGAAAAAGACTACCTGTCAAAG GTTACAGATTGCCTGACAACTGTGAAGTCTATCAACAAAACTGATGCCATTACTTTGCTGTCTGCGTTCTCT TCTGTAGAAGGAATCGTCAGTGCCTCTAAGGAAGATTTGGTTGTCTGCCCAGGACTTGGACCACAAAAA gcAAGACGACTCTTTGACGTCCTCCATAAGCCCTTTCTCAAGGCAAAGACAAAAGACAGCTGA